The proteins below come from a single Juglans regia cultivar Chandler chromosome 12, Walnut 2.0, whole genome shotgun sequence genomic window:
- the LOC118344034 gene encoding uncharacterized protein LOC118344034 translates to MEDLGERWNQLKLTEDENAKIEIRVEQIERVLAEGDRCLEGKLISERRINKEVIKMNFKKVWRLNGSFMVHEICLNLFVFVLEIQKDKEKVMSGKLWLFDNQLLVLNVFDGMTLQKMCFNYESFWVRLNNLPLDCMTREVGFQIGATIGIVHEVDINDEGIGWGSDLRVRIELDVRKIIARGRTSNLASNRIWVPLTYEKLPKLCFKCRRIKHDGGGCDGNGDKNQYGSWLRARPSPRRGGVESKQNHGGAQREGSEGSQGSVGI, encoded by the coding sequence ATGGAGGATTTGGGGGAGAGATGGAATCAACTCAAGTTAACAGAAGATGAAAATGCCAAAATTGAAATCAGAGTAGAGCAAATTGAAAGAGTGTTGGCGGAGGGAGATAGATGTTTAGAAGGAAAGCTTATCTCTGAGAGAAGGATAAATAAAGAGGTCATCAAAATGAACTTTAAGAAGGTATGGAGATTGAATGGATCCTTTATGGTTCatgaaatttgtttgaatttgtttgtgtttgtgcTTGAGATCCAGAAAGATAAAGAGAAAGTTATGAGTGGGAAACTGTGGCTATTTGATAATCAGCTCCTTGTGCTGAATGTTTTTGACGGGATGACTCTACAAAAAATGTGCTtcaattatgaaagtttttggGTGCGTTTGAACAATCTGCCTCTAGATTGTATGACTAGAGAGGTTGGTTTTCAAATTGGAGCAACGATTGGCATTGTCCATGAAGTGGACATTAATGACGAAGGGATTGGTTGGGGAAGTGATTTGAGAGTAAGAATTGAACTGGATGTGAGGAAGATTATAGCAAGGGGCAGGACATCAAATTTGGCAAGTAACAGAATTTGGGTGCCATTAACATATGAGAAGCTCCCCAAACTATGTTTCAAATGCAGGAGAATTAAACATGATGGAGGGGGATGTGATGGAAATGGGGATAAAAATCAGTATGGGAGCTGGCTTCGAGCTCGACCAAGTCCTAGAAGGGGTGGCGTAGAGAGTAAACAAAATCATGGTGGAGCACAGAGGGAAGGGAGTGAGGGATCTCAAGGAAGTGTGGGGATATGA